A single genomic interval of Megalobrama amblycephala isolate DHTTF-2021 linkage group LG15, ASM1881202v1, whole genome shotgun sequence harbors:
- the si:dkey-208k4.2 gene encoding P43 5S RNA-binding protein-like encodes MMTTQVVRKEDAVPRLQLFNCSFAECGATFTRQWRLQEHETVHTGARPHKCVFAECGRSFTRKSHLSRHASVHSGVKNLKCTADACGKNFYAADKLKRHVRYAHSEKRDYFKCKEPHCAKTFRKRRALKLHLATHGTSSFRCLRSGCAMRFESHIARKAHDRRHTGYRCLYAECPISVHTWRNLRKHMASHPASFSCMVCKKAFRKRDALRRHKRTHALQKPVLLCPSQGCQAYFSTTFNLQHHIRKVHLQLLSHGCSFPDCSKTFAMRESLVRHMLRHEPDVAKLKHPHKRSSKSWQKRLEGRNRRPLFEDLHSLFSLRMNLTQRAKLEADLTGLFNERKIPHHVDPEVNLRDLFSVRPTPKVVG; translated from the exons ATGATGACCACACAGGTGGTTAGGAAAGAGGATGCTGTGCCGCGACTGCAGTTGTTTAACTGCTCTTTTGCTGAATGTGGCGCGACATTCACTCGGCAATGGCGTCTGCAGGAGCACGAGACTGTGCACACTGGTGCG CGACCTCACAAGTGTGTATTTGCGGAATGTGGACGCAGTTTTACCCGTAAATCGCACCTGAGTCGGCATGCTTCAGTACACAGCGGCGTGAAAAACTTAAA GTGCACTGCTGATGCATGCGGCAAAAACTTCTATGCTGCAGATAAACTTAAGAGGCACGTGCGTTACGCGCACAGTGAAAAACGCGATTACTTCAAG TGTAAAGAGCCTCATTGCGCAAAGACGTTCAGGAAACGGCGAGCGTTAAAACTGCACCTGGCGACGCACGGTACTTCAAGTTTCAG GTGCTTGAGAAGCGGCTGTGCAATGAGGTTTGAGTCCCATATTGCGCGGAAAGCTCATGATAGAAGACATACAG GTTATCGCTGTCTTTATGCTGAATGCCCCATCAGTGTGCACACCTGGAGGAATTTGCGGAAACACATGGCGAGTCACCCAG CATCATTTTCCTGTATGGTATGTAAAAAAGCATTTCGGAAACGTGATGCCTTGAGGCGGCACAAGCGGACACATGCGTTGCAGAAGCCAGTTTTGCTATGTCCCAGTCAAGGTTGCCAAGCGTACTTTTCCACAACCTTCAACCTGCAGCACCATATTCGAAAGGTCCATCTGCAGCTTCTCTCACACGGCTGCTCCTTCCCTGACTGCAGCAAGACTTTTGCCATGCGC GAAAGCCTTGTCCGCCACATGTTGCGTCATGAACCTGATGTGGCCAAACTCAAG cACCCACATAAGCGCAGCAGCAAGAGTTGGCAGAAGCGGTTAGAAGGGCGAAATCGACGTCCTCTGTTTGAAGACCTTCACTCGCTTTTTTCATTACGCATGAACCTCACTCAGAGGGCCAAACTAGAAGCTGATCTGACGGGCCTGTTTAATGAACGTAAAATCCCACACCACGTTGATCCTGAAGTAAACCTGCGAGATCTGTTCAGTGTCCGGCCAACTCCAAAGGTGGTTGGTTga